One window of Alkaliphilus metalliredigens QYMF genomic DNA carries:
- the istA gene encoding IS21 family transposase produces MKEWNMFAEIQGYKSKGLNKSQVARRLEIDYKTVHKYWDMTPDEFASLRQRTESRERKVDKYKDEVLAWIREHRDLSSAQIYDWLEEKYHVLDFKDRTLRLYVNHLREEHKLPKVVSARQFEEVDELPMGYQAQVDLGQIWLDKPDKTRIKVYCFGMVLSHSRHKYIYWIDKPFTTQTFIEAHNKAFEYFGGMPKEVVYDQDRVLVVSENHGDIIYTEGFQNYINSLKFKVYLCRGYDPQSKGKIEAVVKYAKYNFAKNRTFVDIDSFNDDSLKWLERRGNKKVHETTKKVPAEVFALEKEHLKPIPTLFVNTTNTNSLTYLVRKNNTVFYKQNRYQVPTGTYSPGKEVKLIIKKDTMEIKNQDTEQLIIEHKISQDKGKLVKIEHYDRNESKHCTSHEIYNKVLKSLDHTEKANEFVDVLKIEKPRHFKDQFALIMNTVKNQDKSIVQRALSYCIERKLFSAGLLKDAIQYLKLEENRQLNKKYFKADITTPSKYQDLKPQVRDIREYMSALKEDKRKWKN; encoded by the coding sequence TTGAAGGAGTGGAATATGTTTGCTGAAATCCAAGGATACAAGTCCAAAGGACTGAATAAATCACAGGTAGCAAGGAGGCTGGAGATCGACTATAAAACAGTACATAAATATTGGGATATGACACCAGATGAATTTGCAAGCTTAAGACAAAGAACTGAATCTAGAGAAAGGAAGGTGGACAAATATAAGGACGAAGTCTTAGCATGGATTAGAGAACATAGGGATTTATCAAGTGCTCAAATATATGATTGGCTAGAGGAAAAATATCATGTGCTGGACTTTAAGGATAGAACTTTACGACTATATGTCAATCACTTAAGGGAAGAACATAAGCTCCCTAAAGTAGTTTCAGCAAGGCAATTTGAGGAGGTGGATGAGCTTCCTATGGGATATCAAGCACAGGTTGACCTGGGCCAAATATGGCTAGATAAACCTGACAAAACAAGAATCAAAGTATATTGCTTTGGTATGGTTTTATCCCATTCCAGACATAAATACATCTATTGGATAGACAAGCCCTTTACTACCCAGACATTCATTGAGGCCCATAATAAAGCCTTTGAATATTTTGGAGGAATGCCTAAGGAGGTTGTTTATGACCAGGACAGAGTCCTAGTGGTATCAGAAAATCATGGAGATATCATATACACAGAAGGATTTCAAAACTATATTAATTCCCTTAAGTTTAAAGTGTACCTTTGCAGGGGTTATGACCCACAGAGTAAAGGGAAAATTGAAGCCGTAGTGAAATATGCCAAGTATAATTTTGCAAAGAATAGAACATTTGTAGATATTGACTCATTTAATGATGATTCGCTGAAATGGTTAGAAAGAAGAGGTAATAAAAAAGTCCATGAAACAACAAAGAAGGTACCGGCAGAAGTGTTTGCCCTGGAAAAGGAACACTTAAAGCCAATACCCACTCTATTTGTAAACACAACTAATACAAATAGTTTAACCTATCTCGTTAGAAAAAACAATACAGTTTTTTACAAGCAAAATAGATACCAAGTCCCTACGGGAACCTATTCTCCAGGGAAAGAGGTTAAATTAATTATTAAGAAAGATACCATGGAAATTAAGAACCAAGATACAGAACAGTTAATTATTGAACATAAAATCAGTCAGGATAAAGGAAAATTAGTGAAAATAGAGCACTATGATAGGAATGAGAGTAAACACTGTACAAGTCATGAAATCTACAACAAAGTGTTAAAAAGCTTAGACCATACTGAAAAGGCTAATGAATTTGTTGATGTATTAAAAATAGAGAAGCCAAGACACTTTAAAGATCAATTTGCCCTAATAATGAATACAGTAAAAAACCAAGACAAATCAATTGTTCAAAGGGCATTAAGCTACTGTATTGAAAGGAAATTGTTTAGCGCAGGGCTCTTGAAGGATGCCATACAGTACTTAAAACTTGAAGAAAACAGACAACTA
- a CDS encoding DUF6431 domain-containing protein, which translates to MYLSLLPIDPRKVLGSRNRKVRETEKTNGGLQEKVLRIRRLQCQNCLKTHHELPDRLSRNVYFPVNIPL; encoded by the coding sequence ATTTATCTGTCACTGCTGCCAATCGACCCAAGAAAAGTCCTTGGAAGCCGAAATCGCAAGGTTCGTGAGACCGAGAAGACCAACGGAGGCCTTCAAGAGAAGGTGTTACGCATCCGACGGCTTCAGTGTCAAAATTGCCTGAAGACCCATCACGAACTTCCGGATCGTCTTTCGAGAAATGTCTATTTCCCTGTGAATATTCCTCTGTGA
- a CDS encoding CPBP family intramembrane glutamic endopeptidase has product MFRENMIKKIRKKFLGIHNWLINLSPMIFVPLMTVFSYLILFSFIPVLLLIEKKFGYRGTFNNDSIDVFHNEGLLLVILLTVVLAPIVETAVFQMVPIRYLRKTNFLKEKPMITILISAVFFGLGHTYNIIRVIETSLIGIILAYSYYIYLEKNYYPFWIVTSIHGLRNLMTTILLLIST; this is encoded by the coding sequence ATGTTTCGTGAGAATATGATAAAAAAAATAAGGAAAAAATTTTTAGGTATTCATAACTGGCTGATTAATTTAAGTCCAATGATATTTGTACCTCTTATGACAGTATTTTCATATCTAATACTCTTTTCGTTTATTCCCGTTCTGCTGTTAATAGAAAAAAAATTTGGCTATCGCGGTACTTTTAATAATGACAGTATTGATGTATTCCATAATGAGGGGCTCCTTTTAGTTATCCTTCTTACAGTAGTTCTTGCTCCTATAGTTGAAACAGCAGTATTTCAAATGGTTCCAATTAGGTATCTAAGAAAAACTAACTTTTTAAAGGAAAAGCCTATGATAACAATATTGATATCAGCAGTTTTTTTTGGATTAGGACATACCTACAATATCATTCGTGTGATTGAAACATCATTAATTGGGATAATACTAGCGTATTCATATTATATATACCTAGAAAAAAACTACTATCCATTTTGGATTGTTACATCTATACATGGATTAAGGAATCTAATGACAACTATTCTTCTACTCATTAGTACATAA
- a CDS encoding reverse transcriptase N-terminal domain-containing protein, with translation MKMKWSQIDWNQAEEYVNRLQIRIVKATLENKWRLIKRLQYLLTHSFYAKAIAIKRVVTNKGKNTPGIDGVLWKNDGDKTTAIQKLEVSSYHANPLKRIYIEKFGKKEKRPLGIPTVNSYCTPPKTVFGFEKVLQRPCVIFDKCPDF, from the coding sequence ATGAAAATGAAATGGAGTCAAATAGACTGGAATCAAGCAGAAGAATACGTTAATAGACTACAAATCAGGATTGTAAAGGCAACATTGGAGAACAAATGGAGATTGATTAAAAGACTACAGTATTTATTGACTCACTCATTCTACGCAAAAGCAATAGCTATAAAAAGAGTGGTGACAAACAAAGGTAAGAATACACCAGGAATTGATGGTGTGTTATGGAAAAACGATGGAGATAAGACAACAGCAATACAAAAACTTGAGGTAAGTTCGTACCATGCAAACCCTCTTAAAAGAATATATATTGAGAAGTTTGGTAAGAAAGAAAAACGACCTCTCGGTATACCCACGGTGAATTCATACTGCACACCTCCCAAGACTGTTTTTGGTTTTGAAAAGGTTCTTCAGAGACCCTGTGTCATTTTTGACAAGTGTCCCGACTTTTGA
- a CDS encoding recombinase family protein — translation MISTSKVRAEHLNRMAIVYIRQSTLTQVRYNQESTQRQYALQEKALNLGWTQEQIQIIDEDLGISGSGRSLRQGFQQLVAQVSLGQVGAIFGLEISRLARSCADLLRLLELCALFNTIVVDEDGIYDLSDFNDRLILGFKGTMSEAELHFLRSRMLGGKKNKAKKGTLRFPLPVGYVYDIDGQTALDPDEEVQIAVRNVFHAFQASGSAYGVVKFFAKNTLRFPKRAYGGAWAGKLVWGTLTHSRVLGILYNPSYAGAYVYGRYHDQKSVDPQGLFIHHTIRLPMEQWEVLIPDHHPAYITWENYEKNLKQLQNNRTNLERSGPAREGTALLQGVVLCGKCGRRMTVRYTGNGGIYPVYECKGRWEHGLRATCTTVPATIIDQVVTTRLMQIIQPAELDLALKVTDKLLKGEDDADKGWSLSLERAKYEANRAERQYQQVEPENRLVARSLEARWNEKLTELAQIQEQYAQYKSRQSWQPTEEDKAQILSLAKELPRIWYAATTTAKDRKRILRMLLEDITIFAEARQSDIRLGLRWRNQSHEEINATKPLPKSMARKHTPETVELVRKLSDTMTDSRIADYFNESGHHTPEGKLFTVDSIKWIRYSHKIKRLSMQQQGLSVKDVAEQFNVAPGVVYYWIKHGILEAKKFAPGWPWNIQLDKQKEKELREWVQKSGHLSKMTQGL, via the coding sequence ATGATATCAACATCGAAAGTGAGAGCAGAACACTTGAATCGAATGGCGATTGTTTATATCCGACAATCAACTTTGACCCAAGTTCGTTACAATCAAGAGAGCACCCAACGCCAATATGCACTTCAGGAGAAAGCTTTAAACCTTGGGTGGACCCAGGAACAAATTCAGATCATCGACGAAGACCTTGGAATTTCAGGTTCGGGGCGATCCCTTCGACAGGGATTTCAGCAACTCGTCGCACAAGTCTCTTTGGGTCAAGTTGGAGCCATTTTTGGTCTCGAGATTTCCCGACTAGCACGCTCTTGTGCAGATCTCCTGAGGCTTTTGGAACTCTGTGCGCTATTCAACACAATTGTAGTGGATGAAGACGGCATCTATGATCTTAGCGATTTTAACGACCGTCTCATTCTTGGATTCAAAGGGACAATGAGTGAAGCTGAACTGCATTTTCTTCGTTCCCGCATGCTCGGTGGGAAGAAGAATAAAGCTAAAAAGGGTACACTGCGTTTTCCGCTACCTGTAGGTTATGTCTACGATATTGATGGTCAAACAGCTCTAGATCCTGACGAAGAGGTCCAAATTGCTGTGCGCAATGTCTTCCACGCTTTTCAAGCCAGTGGCAGTGCTTATGGTGTCGTCAAGTTTTTTGCTAAAAACACGCTTCGTTTTCCTAAACGAGCTTATGGAGGCGCATGGGCTGGGAAACTTGTTTGGGGAACTCTTACCCACAGCCGAGTTCTCGGAATTTTGTATAATCCAAGCTATGCTGGAGCTTATGTATATGGGCGCTATCATGATCAGAAGAGTGTAGATCCTCAGGGGTTATTTATCCACCATACCATTCGTCTACCTATGGAACAATGGGAAGTCCTTATCCCTGATCATCATCCGGCCTATATTACATGGGAAAACTACGAAAAAAATCTCAAACAGCTGCAGAATAATCGTACCAATCTTGAGCGAAGTGGTCCAGCTCGAGAAGGTACTGCTCTACTTCAGGGTGTGGTGCTGTGTGGGAAATGTGGCCGGCGCATGACTGTTCGCTATACGGGCAATGGTGGTATTTATCCTGTATATGAATGTAAAGGAAGGTGGGAGCATGGTCTTCGAGCTACATGCACCACAGTTCCAGCTACAATAATCGATCAAGTTGTCACAACCAGGCTTATGCAAATCATTCAACCAGCAGAATTGGACCTTGCCCTTAAAGTCACGGATAAACTGTTAAAAGGAGAAGATGATGCCGATAAAGGATGGTCTTTGTCTTTGGAACGTGCAAAGTATGAAGCTAACCGTGCAGAACGCCAGTACCAGCAAGTAGAGCCTGAAAATCGTTTAGTTGCACGCAGCCTCGAAGCTCGATGGAACGAAAAACTTACAGAGTTAGCGCAAATTCAAGAGCAATATGCACAATACAAATCTCGTCAAAGTTGGCAACCTACTGAAGAAGATAAAGCTCAAATTCTTTCTTTGGCAAAAGAATTGCCTCGTATTTGGTATGCAGCTACTACTACAGCTAAAGATCGAAAACGTATATTGCGGATGCTCCTTGAAGATATCACTATATTTGCAGAAGCAAGACAATCTGATATTCGGCTGGGTCTACGATGGAGAAATCAATCTCATGAAGAAATTAATGCTACAAAACCTCTGCCGAAATCAATGGCTCGCAAACACACGCCAGAAACGGTAGAACTGGTCCGAAAATTATCTGATACAATGACTGACAGTCGAATTGCAGATTACTTCAACGAATCCGGCCACCATACACCAGAAGGAAAATTGTTTACAGTCGATTCCATCAAGTGGATTCGATATTCACACAAGATAAAAAGGCTTTCTATGCAACAGCAAGGGTTATCTGTAAAAGATGTAGCCGAACAATTCAATGTCGCACCTGGTGTCGTCTATTACTGGATTAAACATGGTATTTTAGAGGCAAAAAAATTCGCTCCAGGTTGGCCTTGGAATATTCAATTAGATAAACAAAAAGAAAAAGAATTGAGAGAATGGGTTCAAAAGTCGGGACACTTGTCAAAAATGACACAGGGTCTCTGA
- a CDS encoding DUF5372 family protein: MSGQIVLTYLHRQAGSARITQKLNPLLGSLTITHPFHPLCGQNYDILEVKKFNGLQRYSLRTDSGVICVPESWTDRQIHKLDSHMTHFDAFTLKELAQLLQSLEVSVNLFDKSKQEE; this comes from the coding sequence TTGTCAGGGCAGATTGTATTAACTTATCTTCATAGGCAGGCAGGGTCAGCACGAATTACACAAAAACTCAATCCCCTTTTAGGAAGTCTTACAATTACTCATCCATTTCATCCTTTATGTGGACAAAATTATGACATCCTTGAAGTAAAAAAATTCAACGGTTTGCAAAGATATTCTTTGCGTACGGATTCTGGTGTCATATGTGTCCCTGAGTCTTGGACGGATCGGCAAATACACAAGCTGGATTCTCACATGACTCATTTTGATGCATTCACCCTAAAAGAATTAGCTCAACTTCTTCAAAGCTTAGAAGTATCCGTAAATCTTTTTGACAAATCTAAGCAAGAGGAATAA
- a CDS encoding reverse transcriptase domain-containing protein, with protein MLTLPAYEDKLIQSALTKILNAIYERDFLECSFGFRPNRGCHDALKLLDKIINKEHIKYVVDADIKGFFDNVEHGWMMKFIEHMIEDKNLKRLIASMLRAGIMEAGIKYDTPQGIMCTLVKTRN; from the coding sequence GTGCTGACCCTGCCTGCCTATGAAGATAAGTTAATACAATCTGCCCTGACAAAGATACTAAATGCCATATATGAGCGAGATTTCTTAGAGTGCTCTTTTGGATTTAGACCCAATCGAGGATGTCACGATGCATTGAAACTACTAGATAAAATAATAAACAAAGAACATATTAAATACGTAGTGGATGCGGACATCAAAGGATTCTTTGACAATGTAGAACATGGATGGATGATGAAATTCATAGAGCATATGATAGAGGACAAAAATCTAAAAAGACTCATAGCAAGCATGCTTAGAGCAGGAATAATGGAAGCAGGAATTAAGTACGACACACCTCAAGGTATAATGTGCACGCTTGTCAAGACACGAAATTGA
- a CDS encoding insulinase family protein, protein MEKMLKAIGLQRNIAWILLLAMVLSFVPIQVHAEQGYEVNKVYNGFQLMEEKYVEEIDSQARLFQHMQSGAQLIHLDNDDSNKVLSISFSTPPSDDTGIPHILEHSVLNGSEKFPVKSPFIEMNKRSLNTFLNAFTYPEHTSYVAASRNDRDFRNLLDMYLDAVFAPKVLKEEKIFMQEGWHFALKNFQDELIYNGVVYNEMKGVYSNPFSVLSRENQKSLFPDTPRAYNSGGVPEMIPQLSYEALIDFYDTYYHPSNSYIYLYGDLDLQDTLKFINDEYLSTFQNKEIQSSVLKQKSFTERAYHTIEYTLPQNTDVQNKTYLSLNYAVDETNNKETTIGFSILNALLMQTESSPLRSALLREEMGINVFGSYNSTGLQTSFSIIIENANDQKSQDFEEIVQQTLEEIVRNGIDRELIDAIFNTLEISMRTEASNANRGLGYHDAVLNTWLYDHDPTLYLSFEDTLNSIKNKIDENYFENLIQEYLLDNTHSSLVMMKPVAGLEAEKGRALKAELQQIKDNFSEEEIHALVQQTKALEKWKETPNSEEAIQTLPKLSLDDLQQQQEIVKLNVEKLEEVTILSHPLFTNGIAYVNMYFDTTKVPQEQIPYISLLTRLLGSIDTENYSYQQLSNEMHNRLGGLNFRTNVVSNFKNNHEYSPKLIMSMYTVVDELENGFAVLEEMMHNGKFENVDRIKQLVGQLKTDMESSLNSNGIAVAQTQLVRKQSQANQYEASISGMDFYFFLCEIEEMLESNPKAVLENLKEINQLVFQKENLLVGITVDEDEYEIFKKAFLPFQATLKTVDEPWQTYSFTTPSGNEGIINAEQLQSVVKGANFKDLGYEYSGKMDVLTQILSTEYLWNQVRVSGGAYGSSIYIGDTGEVLLYSYRDPNLKETLDVFDAIPSFLRQFDADEEEMLNYIIGTLGEYDPLLSPQNKGAMQDMLYMTQRTHGDVEKIKEQILQTTAEDIRNFAQMMEDVLNQNQYVVVGDETKIQENVHLFDSVVNVFGEKSGAEQQIEYFPAIETFKEFGVTLTIDNENSENPIAIVEVENIKLLFYVNTTLIVINDYEHHLQGEIRSKDNEIYVPGEVFEIFFYMLQQEQ, encoded by the coding sequence ATGGAAAAAATGTTAAAAGCAATTGGTCTTCAAAGAAATATTGCATGGATTTTATTACTTGCTATGGTACTTTCATTTGTACCGATACAGGTTCACGCAGAACAAGGTTATGAAGTTAACAAAGTGTATAATGGATTTCAGCTTATGGAGGAAAAATATGTAGAAGAGATTGATAGCCAAGCAAGGCTTTTTCAACATATGCAAAGTGGTGCGCAACTAATTCATTTAGATAATGATGACAGTAATAAAGTTTTGAGTATCAGCTTTAGTACACCGCCATCAGATGATACTGGGATCCCTCATATTTTAGAGCACTCTGTACTAAACGGTTCTGAAAAGTTTCCTGTGAAATCACCGTTCATAGAAATGAATAAACGTTCTTTAAATACTTTTTTAAATGCCTTTACTTATCCAGAGCATACTTCCTATGTGGCAGCCAGTAGAAATGATAGGGATTTCAGAAATTTATTGGATATGTATTTAGATGCAGTATTTGCTCCGAAAGTTTTGAAGGAAGAAAAGATCTTTATGCAGGAAGGTTGGCATTTTGCGCTGAAAAATTTCCAAGACGAGCTTATCTATAATGGAGTTGTTTACAATGAAATGAAGGGAGTTTATTCTAATCCCTTTAGTGTTTTGTCTAGGGAAAATCAGAAGTCGTTGTTTCCCGATACTCCCCGTGCCTATAATTCGGGAGGTGTGCCAGAAATGATTCCACAGTTATCCTATGAAGCATTAATCGATTTTTATGACACTTATTATCATCCATCTAATAGCTATATTTATTTGTATGGAGATTTAGATTTGCAGGATACCTTGAAATTTATCAATGATGAATATTTAAGTACATTTCAAAATAAGGAAATACAATCTTCTGTTTTGAAACAAAAGTCCTTTACTGAAAGAGCTTATCATACGATTGAATATACATTACCCCAAAATACAGATGTTCAAAATAAAACCTATTTAAGCTTAAATTATGCTGTAGATGAAACTAATAATAAAGAGACCACGATAGGATTTTCTATTTTAAATGCGTTATTAATGCAAACAGAGTCTTCACCATTACGAAGTGCACTGCTACGAGAAGAAATGGGAATTAATGTATTTGGTAGCTACAATTCTACGGGGTTACAGACTAGCTTCAGTATTATTATTGAAAATGCAAATGATCAAAAAAGCCAGGATTTCGAGGAAATTGTTCAACAAACATTAGAAGAAATAGTTAGAAATGGAATCGATCGTGAACTCATTGATGCTATATTCAATACGCTTGAAATTTCCATGCGCACAGAAGCGTCTAATGCCAACAGAGGGCTTGGATATCACGATGCGGTTTTAAACACATGGCTATATGACCATGATCCAACATTATATCTTTCCTTTGAGGATACATTAAATAGTATTAAAAATAAAATAGATGAAAACTATTTTGAAAATCTAATACAAGAATATTTACTGGATAATACCCACAGCTCTTTAGTGATGATGAAGCCTGTAGCTGGTCTAGAAGCAGAAAAAGGAAGGGCGTTGAAGGCAGAATTACAGCAAATAAAAGACAACTTTTCAGAAGAAGAAATACATGCGTTAGTACAACAAACAAAAGCATTGGAGAAATGGAAGGAGACACCCAATTCTGAAGAAGCAATACAAACCTTACCTAAATTATCGTTAGATGATTTACAGCAACAGCAGGAAATCGTTAAATTAAATGTTGAGAAACTAGAGGAAGTTACAATTTTATCACATCCATTATTTACAAATGGAATTGCATATGTGAACATGTATTTTGATACCACGAAAGTACCACAGGAGCAAATACCGTATATTTCTTTGCTAACTAGACTACTTGGGAGTATAGATACAGAGAACTACAGCTATCAGCAGTTATCTAATGAAATGCATAATCGGTTAGGAGGATTAAATTTTAGAACGAATGTTGTTTCGAATTTCAAAAATAATCATGAATATTCTCCGAAATTAATCATGTCCATGTACACTGTTGTAGATGAGCTAGAAAATGGGTTTGCAGTTTTAGAGGAAATGATGCATAATGGAAAGTTTGAAAATGTAGATAGGATCAAGCAGTTAGTAGGTCAGTTAAAGACGGATATGGAATCTAGCTTAAATAGTAATGGAATTGCTGTGGCACAAACACAATTGGTAAGGAAACAGTCTCAGGCAAATCAATATGAAGCCAGCATAAGTGGGATGGATTTTTATTTCTTTCTGTGCGAAATTGAAGAGATGTTAGAAAGTAACCCCAAAGCAGTTCTAGAAAACCTAAAGGAAATAAATCAGTTAGTGTTTCAAAAGGAAAACTTACTTGTTGGAATTACTGTAGATGAAGATGAATATGAAATCTTTAAAAAAGCATTTTTGCCATTCCAAGCAACATTAAAGACGGTAGATGAACCATGGCAGACCTATAGCTTTACTACGCCTAGTGGAAATGAGGGTATTATTAATGCAGAGCAGCTTCAAAGTGTGGTAAAGGGAGCGAATTTCAAGGACTTAGGATATGAGTATAGTGGTAAAATGGATGTCCTTACACAAATTCTTTCTACTGAATATTTATGGAATCAAGTGAGGGTTTCTGGTGGGGCTTATGGTAGTAGTATATATATCGGCGATACAGGAGAAGTGCTCCTTTATTCCTATAGAGATCCTAACTTAAAAGAAACATTAGATGTTTTTGATGCCATACCAAGTTTCTTGCGGCAATTTGACGCAGATGAGGAGGAAATGCTGAATTATATTATTGGAACCTTAGGAGAATACGATCCTCTATTAAGTCCACAGAATAAAGGGGCAATGCAGGATATGCTCTATATGACACAAAGGACCCATGGGGATGTAGAAAAGATCAAAGAGCAGATTCTACAAACTACAGCAGAAGATATAAGGAATTTTGCACAGATGATGGAGGATGTCCTAAATCAAAACCAATATGTTGTGGTAGGCGACGAGACGAAAATCCAAGAAAATGTACACTTATTTGATAGTGTGGTTAATGTTTTCGGTGAAAAATCGGGAGCGGAACAGCAGATTGAATACTTCCCAGCTATAGAAACTTTTAAAGAATTCGGGGTAACTTTAACAATAGATAATGAAAATTCTGAAAATCCCATAGCTATTGTAGAAGTAGAAAATATTAAGTTATTGTTTTATGTGAATACAACATTGATTGTGATCAACGACTATGAACATCATTTACAAGGAGAAATCCGATCCAAGGATAATGAAATCTATGTACCGGGAGAAGTATTTGAGATATTTTTTTATATGCTTCAGCAGGAGCAATAG